ATGAAGTTTGGGTTTATATTAGCAGCAAATCCTATGATGAGTTCTTCAAACTTATTCACGTATTGGATGGAGATGACAAATGTTTTGCAGTCATTGAGGACTGGATGCTCCCATATATTGTGAAAAATAGGAAAATAAAGTCCCGACTGACCAGTATGAAACTAGTCTATGATTCTAATGTACCACTGCCGACCGTAAAATCACATATTGTTGACCTTTCGGCTGCAGATGCCCCATATATATTCGAGAACTCCAAGTATAAAGAGTATATATCAATTGAATATATTGAAGATAGGATAAAAAATGGCATTGGTCTTGGCATCTATGAAGATGAAAAGTTGGTGGCATGGGCGATTACACATGATGATGGAGCCATAGGTTTTTTGAATGTATTGGAAGATTACAGAAGGAAGGGATATGGCATGGATGTAACTGTTGCAATGATAAAGAGGCTTCTGGAACTTGGCGAACTGCCATTTGTACATATTGAAGAGGATAATGTAAAGTCTATGAACCTGGCATTAAAAGCAGGATTTAGAAAAGATAGGCGAGTACATTGGATAAAATTAAATTAGGATTGGCGTTTCATGAACTTTAAAAAGGACATTTTTGATCTTAAATTGCAATATTAAATGCAACACCCAATAAAAGTCATATGACGATTATTTGGAATTATAAAAGAATACAAAGATATTGTATTTGCTTATGATGGAATGACATTAGAAGTATAGTGTTTATGTTATGCTAAAAATTTTTGTTGACAATAACATTTCAATTGAACTGGCAAAAGATGTTGAATTTTTACTTAACAGCCATCTCGAACGGCGCCCCATGGAATGGTTTCATGAGCAGTATCGAGCGAGGTTAGCTTAAGAAACTTGTCAAAAAAGGTTAAGCTTACGAGAGACAGCGAAGTTGATGGAACGGATCTCAATACGGTAAAGAAATATGCTGCTAAGCTGTGGTTTGAGACTTACTGAGAGAAAAGAAGTAACCGAGAAGTTATTCACGCTAAAGGGAGCAGTATTACGGCTGCCGATAAAACGGATTATTACCGACAAGAATGGCTTAAGTTGATGAATCATTACCATGATAAAAGCAAAACGGAACTGCGGAGGCTAAACAAGGCAGTTTATGCTTGGCTATATAGAAATGATAAAGAATGGCTCCAGCTAAATTCTCCAGAGCCAAGGTATACATACAAAAATACACGTGTTGATTGGGGACAAAAGGTATAGAGAGTTATTAGCCAAGGTAAAATTGTTAATCGATGAAATGCTGAACTCTACTGAAAAGCTTGAAAGGATTACTATAAGCCTAGTAGGCAGCAAATTAGGTATAAGGGGACTCTTTGAAAAACATTTGGATAAGTAGCCCCTCACTAAGCAATATCTGGATTCGGTGAAAGAAAGCAGAAAGGACTTCCAGTTAAGAAGGATAAATTAGGCAATTAGGGAACTGGAGCAAGAAGGACAAGAACTAAAACTGTGGAAAGTGTTAAGAAAAGCGGGGATAAGGAAGGAATTTTGCCAAGATATGAAGAATTATATAATGAAATTATTAATAATGTAAATGTTGATAATGGATAACCATGTCCATTTCAGGAACATTGCCTAAATCACTCTATGTTACACTAAAGGTTTTAGGAAGATTTGAAGTTAAAAAATTAGAAGTGAGTAAGATAATGCTATAAGGTTAGGTGAGTAAGTATGGATAGGAAGAACCCAACTAGCCCGATTAGGAGCGGATTTGATTTTTAGGATTTATGGGGAGCTTTTCTTTGTGTTGAATGGCTAAAGGACCCTGATAAATATAAATGGATTAGGTTTGAAACACTTCCTGATGAATTAAATGACCGAAATTTCTTTCTGGATGATATTGTTTTGTGTACCCAGGATGATACTTATCATGTATATCAAATTAAACATAAGCTGTCTATGTTACACTAAAAGTTCACTTGACAAATGCAATTGCATTTGTGGGGAAGAAAAAAGAGACTCCTCTCCCCTCTCTCCTTACCACTTATTCCTAATCCATGGTACGACTTTATTTACTTTTTGCCTACCACAAATGGAAGTTAAATGGAAGGGGTTAAAGGAATTATGTAAAATGGAAAAATGGATACAAAATAACAGATAATAACAAGTGCTGATTTCATACGGCTTTCATGGCACTTTATGACACGACTTTATTTGCTTTTTGGAACGGGTTTTTTGATGATGACATACAGAATAACAAAGGGATAAGTAATAAGTCCCAAAAATATAGATTTTACACCACTTATCCCTTTTTCCTTTATTCCATGATCCTCTCCATTTGGAACAACTTTTTTCACACAAATTGGATGGGAATTTATAGGAGAAATAATACTGCTTCACAGAAAAACTTTATTACTTCCCATAAAATCCCATGTAGATTTTTACGAGGGGTGGAGGGCGGGGTAAGGGAAAGGGTTTTTTTAAATTAACTTTTGCCTGTAGAATTCTTTTCCTCTGGAGTTAGATACAAATATAATTTTTCTTTATATTGTTCTCCCCATAAATACATTGAATCGAGTATAGGTTTTAAACTAATTCCTAATTCAGTTAGGGAATACTCTACCTTTGGTGGAACTTCAGCATATACCTTTCTTTCCACAAGGCCATCTTCTTCCATAGAACGAAGTTGTTGAGTAAGAACTTTTTGGCTTATAGAATCTATTGCTTTTTTTAATTCATTAAATCGTTTAGTTCCTTTCAATAGTTCTCTTAATATTAATATTTTCCATTTATTTCCTATAAGCGAAAGAGTTGTTTCAACGGGACAAGATGGCAATTCTTTTTTCATAAAATTTTCCCTCCTCATAGTAACTTAAAGGTAAGTATAGCACTTATAAGTGCCTACTTGCAAAAATATACTATATAAATTATTATATACACAGAAAACAACATAAATCAATTTATTTGGAAGGAGATGTTAATTATGAACGAAGTTGTAAATTTTTTAAGCGAAAATCCTGTTCTATATCTTGCTACAATAGGAAGAGACGGTAAACCAAAGGTTCGTCCATTTCAATTTATGCTTGAAAAGGAGGGTAAGTTGTTTTTCTGTACGTCAAACCAAAAAGAAGTTTACAAGGAAATTAAACTGAATCCTTATGTTGAGTTTTCTACAACAAACCAAAATAATGTTTGGATTCGAATTTCTGGACGAATTAAATTTTCAAATGATTTGGAAGTGAAGACTACAATCATTGAGCACAATCCCCTTGTAAAATCAATTTATAAAACTCCTGACAACCCAATTTTTGAAATTTTTTATTTAGATGATGCGAAGGCAGTTATTGCTGATTTTTCAGGTCAACCACCCAAACAATACAATCTTTGAACCTAATATAATTTCCATTTGATACTTTTATCCATGCAAAAAAAATGAATTTAATTAAGGAGAAATGAAGGAAAAGGGGTAGAATTCAAATCCAGAAAGAAATATCAAAGGGATAGTTGCAAAGCCTTGTAAATAGAGGTCTTATGCCACTTATCCCTTTTCCTTTTAATCATTAACATACTGTATTTGCCAAGTGAAAAATTTTTGCTTGACAAATACATTTGATATTTTGAGATTTTACTTTATAAGTTTGGAAGATTTTAACTATATGTAATTATCCCTCATGAGGAAAGAGTTCTTATTGCCCGTTCCAGATATATTAAAGATTATTATTCAAAAATATATTAATTGCTCAAATGTATGTAAAATTTACTTGTATTATGGTTAGGGATATATATTATTCTATAAGCTTATAATTTAAACTTGAATTCGGCAAGTAGCAATTATTAAAAAATTTATAGTTCAAAAATATAAAAAACTAACATATTATTACAAATCGTACCTTGAAAAATGAATATTTGTATAAAGCGGTATTTAATATGGTCTTAAGTTTATCTATTTTTCTGTTTTTTGAGTATAGCAAAACTAACCCTTTTAATAGGGTTTTTCAATATGTATTGTGCTTAAGTTTAGATTATACTTAATGAAAATGACATCAGCGCCTTTCTTATGTGTGGTATTACATCAAAACTAGGGAATCAAAATACCAGACAGGATTCTGCATAAATAGTGTATTACATTATGGAGTAGCAAAGGCCAATAATTTCATTGAAAATTTTAACATTTTGTGGTATTATATATTAAATTATATTTAACTTATATATGGGGGATAACTATGTTAAGCATTTTACATCAAGAATATTTTTGCACAGATATGAATAAGGTGTCTTACTATGGTTATTCCTTCATAGACAATAGTTTTAAGGATTATTTAGTCAATAAAGTAAAACCTAAACTCGATGATGAAGACTGGACTCAAGAATTATTAAATACAGCGGTTGAAGTGACAGGCTTTTCGGCAGATAACTTTGCCGGAATTTTTGAGAATAGAGGGAGTTATAGCTGCTGGAGAATTGGTGAAGTTGTAGCAGAATGTGTACTTGAAGATAGTGGTAAGGCACGGTTTTATTATGATTCCTGCCGTGATCTAAAGAATCCGAATGCACATAATACTGGTGCTGATATTGTTGGTTTCTGCGATATTAATGATGAAACATTATTTTTATTTGGTGAAGTAAAGACGTCTAATAGTCCGTCTGCTCCACCTTCTGTAGTATATGGCAGAACAGGTATGATCGAACAACTAACGGATTTGCAGGTTAAAGAAGACAAAAGAAATAATCTAATTAAATGGATGACGAGTAAAATAAAGTTATTGCCAGAAAAGTTCAAAAGCGATTTAGGAAAGGCTCTGTGTGCATATACTAAATCAAAGAGAAAAAAAGTACAGTTGGTTGGCGTATTAGTCCGAGACACCCACCCTGACGAATTGGACTTAAAAAATAGAGCAAAAGTACTTGAAGAAACTGCCTCACCTC
This portion of the Thermoanaerobacterium sp. RBIITD genome encodes:
- a CDS encoding GNAT family N-acetyltransferase is translated as MEIKFYRIDEVSNSQFNFAVIFATYKGKWIFVKYEDRNTWEVPGGHREKNEDINVTASRELFEETGALNYEIEPVCDYSVTIDEITTFGRLLYAKVNEMGSLPDSEICEVSFFNMMPDNLTYADIQPILLRKVLDFLSGKVLKLLKKDKTRNINIINFIRNYPIYTFETVGDSVLVRGRSDEVWVYISSKSYDEFFKLIHVLDGDDKCFAVIEDWMLPYIVKNRKIKSRLTSMKLVYDSNVPLPTVKSHIVDLSAADAPYIFENSKYKEYISIEYIEDRIKNGIGLGIYEDEKLVAWAITHDDGAIGFLNVLEDYRRKGYGMDVTVAMIKRLLELGELPFVHIEEDNVKSMNLALKAGFRKDRRVHWIKLN
- a CDS encoding helix-turn-helix domain-containing protein; the encoded protein is MKKELPSCPVETTLSLIGNKWKILILRELLKGTKRFNELKKAIDSISQKVLTQQLRSMEEDGLVERKVYAEVPPKVEYSLTELGISLKPILDSMYLWGEQYKEKLYLYLTPEEKNSTGKS
- a CDS encoding TnsD family Tn7-like transposition protein — encoded protein: MTAADKTDYYRQEWLKLMNHYHDKSKTELRRLNKAVYAWLYRNDKEWLQLNSPEPRYTYKNTRVDWGQKV
- a CDS encoding pyridoxamine 5'-phosphate oxidase family protein; the encoded protein is MNEVVNFLSENPVLYLATIGRDGKPKVRPFQFMLEKEGKLFFCTSNQKEVYKEIKLNPYVEFSTTNQNNVWIRISGRIKFSNDLEVKTTIIEHNPLVKSIYKTPDNPIFEIFYLDDAKAVIADFSGQPPKQYNL